One stretch of Natronolimnobius baerhuensis DNA includes these proteins:
- a CDS encoding DUF547 domain-containing protein encodes MSTQLDPVSLSADLLYVVTTAGGTPGELCDRLATLERAQVARALSSREAKLAFWLNCYNASVQLRLESESESPGGSRLERWKFRTRDRVPIAGRWLSLNDIEHGLLRRSKHPWGLGYVPRLFPSSFERQFRLPECDPRIHFALSQGAENCPPIAVYSPADVDEELDIAVEWYVEENTEYDPDTDTVTIPRLFRRYQGDFGGPDGIVSFLEEYNGIPAGSSPTLEYGTPERTEAVDIDGEADTLRP; translated from the coding sequence ATGTCGACTCAGCTCGATCCCGTCTCGCTGTCGGCCGATCTCCTCTATGTGGTGACGACGGCAGGCGGCACTCCCGGCGAGCTGTGTGACCGACTCGCCACCCTCGAGCGCGCACAGGTAGCCCGTGCACTGTCCAGCCGCGAGGCGAAACTCGCGTTCTGGCTCAACTGCTACAACGCCTCCGTCCAGTTGCGCCTCGAGTCCGAGTCGGAGTCGCCCGGTGGCAGCCGACTCGAGCGCTGGAAGTTCCGAACCCGTGATCGCGTGCCAATTGCAGGCCGGTGGCTGAGCCTCAACGATATCGAACACGGCCTTCTCCGGCGGTCGAAACACCCGTGGGGACTGGGCTATGTCCCACGGCTGTTCCCATCGTCGTTCGAACGGCAGTTTCGCCTACCCGAGTGTGACCCGCGGATTCACTTTGCGTTGAGCCAGGGGGCCGAAAACTGCCCCCCGATTGCCGTCTATTCGCCAGCCGACGTCGACGAAGAACTCGACATCGCCGTCGAGTGGTACGTCGAAGAGAACACCGAGTACGACCCCGACACGGACACGGTCACCATTCCACGGCTATTCCGGCGATACCAGGGCGATTTCGGCGGTCCCGACGGCATTGTTTCTTTTCTCGAGGAGTACAATGGGATTCCAGCCGGCTCGAGTCCGACACTCGAGTACGGGACGCCAGAGCGGACGGAAGCCGTCGATATCGACGGGGAAGCGGACACGCTGCGGCCGTGA
- a CDS encoding AI-2E family transporter has product MNRSRGYLLVLIALFAYFSWQLVTPFFQYVLAAVLLAFVLTPLQRRLEAYISPTLAAFSLLILALLGFIIPFVIVAAVIADDAAAMLESADPEDLEVAAIEDWIADETGFDVDIVGSLVDSAEQIGSVLLEQTTAWFSVFTHALLGLGLALFLLYYLLKDGDVLLEWLHERTPLPDDVQDDLYSELNDVMWAVLAGHVMIAVVQGLIAGLGLFATGIPNATFWTFVMIILALIPLIGAFLVWGPAVAYLFVSGEPILAIALLVYSAVVVGVSDDYLRPIVVDRYAELSPGIIILGVLGGIYAFGVMGLFFGPVLLGALVTTLEVYDEHYERLGTHDENVEQS; this is encoded by the coding sequence GTGAATCGATCCAGGGGCTATCTGCTCGTGCTCATCGCGCTCTTTGCGTACTTCTCGTGGCAACTGGTCACGCCCTTCTTCCAGTACGTCCTTGCAGCGGTGTTGCTCGCGTTCGTCCTCACGCCGCTCCAGCGCCGTCTCGAGGCGTACATCTCGCCGACACTGGCGGCGTTTTCCCTGCTCATACTGGCGCTGCTTGGCTTTATTATCCCGTTCGTCATCGTCGCCGCTGTCATCGCCGACGACGCCGCAGCGATGCTCGAGTCGGCCGATCCTGAGGATCTCGAGGTCGCTGCCATCGAAGACTGGATCGCAGACGAGACCGGCTTCGATGTTGACATCGTCGGCTCACTCGTCGACTCCGCCGAGCAGATCGGCTCGGTCCTCCTCGAGCAGACGACGGCGTGGTTCAGCGTCTTCACGCACGCGTTGCTCGGCCTCGGACTGGCGCTCTTTTTGCTCTACTACCTGCTCAAAGACGGCGACGTGCTCCTCGAGTGGCTTCACGAGCGGACGCCCCTGCCCGATGACGTGCAGGACGACCTCTACAGTGAACTCAACGACGTGATGTGGGCCGTCCTGGCGGGTCACGTTATGATCGCAGTCGTCCAGGGGCTGATCGCCGGACTCGGCCTGTTTGCGACGGGGATTCCGAACGCCACCTTCTGGACGTTCGTGATGATCATCCTCGCGTTGATCCCGCTGATCGGCGCGTTCTTGGTCTGGGGGCCGGCCGTCGCCTACCTGTTCGTCAGCGGCGAGCCGATCCTGGCGATTGCCCTGCTGGTCTACAGCGCCGTCGTCGTCGGGGTCTCCGACGACTATCTCCGCCCCATCGTCGTCGACCGCTACGCCGAACTCAGTCCGGGCATCATCATCCTCGGCGTCCTCGGCGGTATCTACGCCTTCGGCGTCATGGGCCTGTTCTTCGGCCCCGTCTTACTCGGCGCACTGGTCACGACGCTCGAGGTGTACGACGAACACTACGAGCGACTCGGCACCCATGACGAAAATGTCGAACAGAGTTGA
- the cofH gene encoding 7,8-didemethyl-8-hydroxy-5-deazariboflavin synthase subunit CofH codes for MERPVTEADLTFEYTPDSESDQSFENALEKARDGERLTVADAIALLTTGLDVDGIDRQRKEQVLEAADRRRAEEVGEEVTFTANLNNNVTTACNVGCLFCNFKDSAHTFEEDAAVETAGFTKTPAESQEIVADAAERGIYEVCSVSGLHPAFALDEEHREILEAHPDPKAVNYKPAEVYETSPGTYVEQMAAMSVDGVHVHSMTPEEGYHAKRGTDWSYEDVYGRLKEAGLDTVPGTAAEILVDEVRDVICPGKIGTDDWLEAMEAAANVGLGLTATIMYGHVDNEAHRAMHLKRVRDLQERVDGAITEFVPLSFVHQNTPLYEHDVVSGGASTDEDELLIAVSRLFLDNIDHIQSSWVKYGDEQGLKMLNCGADDFMGTILSEEITKRAGGGYGEFRSFADYVEMITSIGRVPVERSTDYEKRRVIDPDDPPFGPQLGPKADGTPLLTDEEPVPADD; via the coding sequence ATGGAGCGACCGGTGACCGAGGCCGACCTCACGTTCGAGTACACACCCGACAGCGAGAGCGACCAATCGTTCGAAAACGCACTCGAGAAGGCACGAGACGGCGAGCGCCTGACCGTTGCAGACGCGATTGCCCTGCTGACGACCGGACTCGATGTCGATGGGATTGACCGCCAGCGCAAAGAGCAGGTGCTCGAGGCAGCAGACCGCCGGCGCGCCGAGGAGGTTGGCGAGGAGGTCACCTTCACCGCGAATCTGAACAACAACGTGACGACCGCGTGTAACGTGGGCTGTCTGTTCTGTAATTTCAAGGACTCCGCACACACGTTCGAGGAAGACGCCGCAGTCGAGACTGCCGGGTTCACCAAAACGCCCGCTGAATCCCAAGAAATCGTCGCCGACGCGGCCGAGCGAGGGATTTACGAGGTCTGCTCGGTCTCCGGACTACACCCCGCGTTCGCGCTGGACGAGGAACATCGAGAGATTCTCGAGGCACACCCCGACCCGAAGGCGGTGAACTACAAACCGGCGGAGGTCTACGAGACGAGTCCCGGGACCTACGTCGAGCAGATGGCGGCGATGAGCGTCGACGGCGTCCACGTCCACTCGATGACGCCCGAGGAAGGCTACCACGCCAAACGCGGCACGGACTGGTCCTACGAGGACGTCTACGGACGGCTGAAGGAGGCCGGACTCGATACGGTTCCCGGCACCGCCGCCGAAATCCTCGTCGACGAGGTCCGGGACGTGATCTGTCCCGGCAAGATCGGTACCGACGACTGGCTCGAGGCGATGGAAGCCGCCGCGAACGTCGGCCTTGGACTGACGGCGACGATCATGTACGGCCACGTCGACAACGAGGCCCACCGTGCCATGCACCTGAAACGCGTGCGCGACCTGCAAGAGCGCGTCGACGGCGCAATTACGGAGTTCGTTCCCCTGTCGTTCGTCCACCAGAACACGCCGCTGTACGAACACGACGTGGTCTCGGGCGGCGCAAGCACCGACGAGGACGAACTCTTGATCGCCGTCTCGAGGCTCTTCCTCGACAATATCGACCACATCCAGTCCTCGTGGGTCAAGTACGGCGACGAGCAGGGCCTGAAGATGTTAAACTGCGGCGCAGACGACTTCATGGGGACGATTCTCTCCGAGGAGATTACCAAACGTGCGGGCGGGGGCTACGGCGAGTTTCGCTCCTTTGCGGACTACGTCGAGATGATTACCTCGATTGGTCGGGTTCCGGTCGAACGCTCGACCGATTACGAGAAACGCCGCGTCATCGACCCCGACGACCCGCCCTTTGGGCCGCAGTTAGGGCCGAAAGCCGACGGCACGCCGCTGCTGACAGACGAGGAGCCGGTGCCAGCGGACGACTGA
- a CDS encoding methyl-accepting chemotaxis protein, with protein sequence MAKFALVIALVLVATLAVAGVSYIDISNQISDNAQNEMELTAEIEAQEIGDWMYMQQQDVEMLAADADVPYTDGTDHEIRTGLNNRYHTMDSTVQAIHYVDLEDDTIAVSTDSDMVDQDVTDYDLNLHVISDEYSVSEFEYDDIYISQVDSTYSDTFEYEGEHSIALFSPVDDTDHAVMIINSIEDRSNYFRNHIDDSQTTVVDGGSNEMMFADDREHILSTYEHAESEAVLEGGLDGSAAMDLDDTDEVVASAQIPNTDWALVTHAPQSNTYALLDDVIESLGAVIAIALLGFLIIGATIGRSTAHALDSVADDAERLSNGETDIEIIDDGRIDEVGQVRGSFASIQTYLETAANQADAIARQEFDDSALKEDVPGQLGGSLQRMQADLESYIQDIEASKAEAEASKDEAAAAREEAEALAERLETTAAEFAEVMGEAADGDFTQRLDDDVDNEALAEIATAFNGMLEDLERTIVDIQELADDVDQISGQVTGQVAEIETASNDVSRSAEEIATATAEQSDRFQNVYGEMNDLSATVEEIASTADDVANVSDTAADRAEQAGEATGEIRAEMDHLEDRAEAITTQVEQLDSEMGDIREIVDLIDDIADQTNLLALNASIEAASAGEEGDGFAVVASEVKSLAEETGDATQEVDALISNVEAAVDETVDEIERMREQVDEGADVVDDGIEAIDAITEQVEEANAGVQSINDATGEQARASERVVTMVDEATEISEETKSETETVAAAAEEQAATVSDVAAGANSLTEMAEELSTSLEAFAVSEGSAADDGDQSGTVDDSSDGRTLEYDGDTTDEADPDDADLVLKGDGSGDD encoded by the coding sequence GTGGCGAAGTTCGCCCTCGTCATCGCACTGGTGTTGGTTGCAACACTCGCTGTGGCGGGCGTTTCCTACATTGATATCTCGAATCAGATCTCGGATAATGCCCAGAACGAGATGGAGTTGACGGCCGAGATCGAAGCCCAAGAGATTGGCGATTGGATGTATATGCAACAGCAGGACGTTGAAATGCTCGCTGCTGATGCTGATGTGCCCTACACTGATGGCACAGATCACGAGATCAGGACAGGCCTGAATAACAGATACCATACAATGGACAGTACTGTCCAGGCGATACACTACGTCGATCTCGAGGACGACACGATTGCCGTCAGTACAGACAGTGACATGGTCGATCAGGATGTCACGGACTACGATCTCAATCTACACGTGATAAGTGACGAATACTCCGTTTCGGAGTTCGAGTACGACGACATCTACATTTCCCAGGTTGATTCGACCTACTCCGACACGTTCGAGTACGAAGGCGAACACTCGATTGCACTGTTCAGTCCAGTTGATGACACGGACCACGCCGTCATGATCATCAACTCAATCGAAGATCGGTCCAACTACTTCAGAAACCACATCGACGACAGTCAGACGACCGTCGTCGACGGTGGCAGCAACGAGATGATGTTCGCCGATGACCGCGAACACATTCTCTCAACGTACGAACACGCCGAGAGCGAGGCCGTCCTCGAGGGTGGACTCGATGGCTCGGCGGCAATGGACCTCGATGACACCGACGAGGTCGTTGCCTCCGCACAGATTCCAAACACCGACTGGGCGCTTGTCACCCACGCGCCACAGTCGAATACGTACGCACTCCTCGATGACGTCATCGAGTCGCTTGGGGCCGTCATCGCCATCGCGCTACTTGGATTCCTCATCATCGGGGCAACGATTGGCCGCTCGACCGCACACGCCCTCGACAGCGTCGCAGACGATGCAGAACGACTGTCGAACGGCGAAACCGATATCGAAATTATCGATGACGGGCGGATCGACGAGGTTGGGCAAGTCCGAGGGTCATTCGCCTCGATTCAGACGTACCTCGAGACCGCGGCCAATCAGGCGGACGCAATCGCCCGCCAAGAGTTCGACGACAGTGCCCTCAAGGAGGATGTCCCAGGTCAACTCGGCGGCTCGCTCCAGCGGATGCAAGCCGACCTCGAGAGCTACATCCAGGATATCGAAGCCTCGAAAGCCGAAGCCGAGGCCTCGAAAGACGAGGCCGCAGCAGCCCGCGAAGAGGCCGAAGCACTCGCCGAACGCCTCGAGACGACCGCTGCCGAGTTCGCCGAGGTCATGGGCGAGGCCGCAGACGGCGACTTCACGCAGCGACTCGACGACGACGTCGACAACGAGGCCCTCGCGGAGATCGCAACGGCCTTCAACGGCATGCTCGAGGATCTCGAACGCACGATTGTCGACATTCAGGAACTCGCGGACGATGTCGATCAGATCAGCGGTCAGGTCACGGGCCAGGTCGCAGAGATCGAAACGGCGAGTAACGACGTGAGTCGCTCTGCAGAGGAGATTGCAACGGCAACCGCAGAACAGAGCGACCGCTTCCAGAACGTCTACGGCGAGATGAACGATCTCTCCGCAACTGTCGAAGAAATTGCCTCGACCGCCGACGACGTGGCGAACGTCTCCGATACCGCCGCCGACCGCGCCGAGCAGGCAGGCGAGGCGACCGGCGAGATTCGCGCCGAGATGGATCACCTTGAGGACCGAGCGGAAGCGATTACGACGCAGGTCGAACAGTTAGACAGCGAGATGGGCGACATTCGCGAAATTGTCGATCTGATCGACGACATTGCCGATCAGACGAACCTGCTCGCGCTCAATGCCTCCATCGAGGCCGCAAGCGCCGGTGAGGAAGGCGATGGCTTCGCAGTCGTCGCAAGCGAGGTCAAATCGCTCGCTGAGGAAACCGGCGACGCGACACAGGAGGTCGACGCGTTGATCAGCAACGTCGAGGCTGCCGTCGACGAAACCGTCGACGAAATCGAGCGCATGCGCGAGCAGGTCGACGAAGGCGCTGACGTGGTCGACGACGGCATCGAAGCAATCGACGCGATTACCGAACAGGTCGAGGAGGCAAACGCCGGCGTGCAGTCGATCAACGACGCAACGGGCGAGCAAGCCCGCGCCAGCGAGCGCGTGGTGACGATGGTCGACGAAGCCACCGAGATCAGCGAGGAAACAAAAAGCGAAACCGAAACCGTCGCCGCAGCCGCCGAAGAACAGGCTGCAACCGTCTCCGATGTCGCTGCCGGTGCCAACTCCCTGACCGAGATGGCCGAGGAGTTAAGCACCTCGCTCGAGGCCTTTGCGGTCAGCGAAGGCAGTGCAGCCGACGATGGAGACCAATCAGGCACAGTCGACGACTCGAGTGACGGCCGGACCCTCGAGTACGACGGTGACACGACCGACGAGGCCGATCCCGACGACGCAGACCTCGTCCTGAAAGGCGACGGGAGCGGCGACGACTGA
- a CDS encoding phosphoribosylaminoimidazolesuccinocarboxamide synthase: MTSVKEFRIEREATTDSLGAGSFVFTDDYSVFDWGKMPDQIPDKGASLCTMGAFNFELLEAEGVPTHYRGVVDHNGDSDSVVSLEEASSPPWEMAIELTQVPDLPNEGRDYDYDHYHEAAGENYLIPLEIVFRNRVPIGSSLRSRTEPAEHGLEYDSWPDEAVDLAEPIVEFSTKYEEGDRYLERAEADRIAGVADIDALADLAREVNRILTEQAESAGLDHQDGKIECLYYQGEIRVADVVGTFDENRFSYEGSQLSKEVLRQYHKRTQPEWVQAVEAAKAEAKQDNVADWKSLCTVDPEPLSDDVLETARDLYCAGTNAYTGHDLFEAPPLSSAIGAVQRL, translated from the coding sequence GTGACCAGCGTCAAGGAATTCCGAATCGAACGCGAGGCAACAACCGACAGCCTCGGCGCGGGCTCGTTCGTCTTTACGGACGACTACTCCGTCTTCGACTGGGGGAAAATGCCCGATCAGATCCCCGACAAAGGGGCCAGCCTCTGTACCATGGGGGCGTTCAACTTCGAACTGCTCGAGGCCGAAGGCGTGCCAACGCACTATCGCGGCGTCGTCGACCACAACGGCGACTCCGACTCGGTCGTCTCGCTCGAGGAGGCCTCGAGTCCACCCTGGGAGATGGCCATCGAACTGACACAGGTTCCTGACCTCCCCAACGAGGGCCGAGACTACGATTACGACCACTATCACGAGGCTGCCGGTGAGAACTACCTCATTCCCCTCGAGATCGTGTTCCGAAATCGCGTCCCCATCGGCTCGAGTCTGCGTAGCCGAACCGAACCCGCCGAACACGGCCTCGAGTACGATTCCTGGCCCGATGAGGCAGTCGACCTCGCAGAGCCAATCGTCGAGTTCTCGACGAAGTACGAGGAAGGCGACCGGTATCTCGAGCGCGCGGAGGCGGATCGGATCGCCGGCGTGGCAGATATCGACGCACTCGCAGACCTCGCCCGTGAGGTCAATCGGATTCTCACTGAGCAGGCCGAATCGGCCGGACTCGACCACCAGGACGGCAAAATCGAGTGTCTGTACTACCAGGGCGAGATCCGCGTCGCAGACGTCGTCGGGACGTTCGACGAAAACCGCTTTAGCTACGAGGGCAGCCAACTCTCGAAAGAAGTGCTGCGCCAGTATCACAAGCGAACCCAGCCCGAGTGGGTCCAGGCCGTCGAAGCCGCCAAAGCCGAGGCAAAACAGGACAACGTCGCCGACTGGAAATCCCTCTGTACGGTCGACCCTGAACCGCTCTCAGACGACGTTCTCGAGACGGCTCGCGATCTGTACTGTGCAGGGACCAACGCCTACACCGGCCACGACCTCTTCGAGGCCCCGCCGCTCTCGAGTGCGATTGGTGCAGTACAGCGGCTGTAG
- a CDS encoding DUF7556 family protein, giving the protein MTPETESVGEPSTESHEVVAAVDEADGRPRLVIADIARDDAWVSVAEPAAASLEEWR; this is encoded by the coding sequence ATGACGCCCGAGACAGAGTCAGTCGGGGAACCGTCGACAGAGAGCCACGAGGTGGTTGCTGCAGTCGACGAGGCCGATGGACGGCCACGACTCGTCATCGCCGATATCGCCCGCGACGACGCCTGGGTCTCGGTAGCCGAGCCAGCAGCCGCGTCACTCGAGGAGTGGCGATAA
- a CDS encoding formyltetrahydrofolate deformylase, with protein sequence MTTDVTEITVIGEDDTGLIANVTSLLFERGINIEDLDQAVRDGVFRMYLAVDTSEMVTTEEKLREDLHELGDDLGLDVQVRFPADRENQQIAVLVTKESHCLEALFEAWANDDLGADISVVIGNHDDLEPLADHYDVPFHDIGTESGQQNEDELLEVLAEYNADLIVLARYMRILSPNVVFRYEDRIINVHPSLLPSFPGAEAYRQAIEEGVRVAGVTAHYVTTDLDQGPIITQRAFDVPDDADLGEMKTRGQPLEADALLEAVQLHLNGDVSVHRGRTSVRENGEQYQLGLPAEIDDVTPDRPVDGIGNAVTDE encoded by the coding sequence ATGACGACTGATGTAACCGAAATCACGGTGATCGGAGAGGACGACACCGGACTGATTGCAAACGTGACAAGTCTCCTGTTCGAGCGCGGGATCAACATCGAAGACCTCGATCAGGCGGTTCGAGATGGTGTCTTCCGGATGTATCTCGCTGTTGATACCTCGGAGATGGTCACGACGGAGGAGAAACTCCGGGAAGACCTCCACGAACTCGGCGACGACCTCGGACTCGACGTGCAGGTCCGCTTCCCCGCCGACCGCGAGAACCAACAGATCGCCGTCCTCGTCACCAAAGAGAGCCACTGCCTCGAGGCGCTGTTCGAGGCCTGGGCCAACGACGACCTCGGCGCAGACATCAGCGTCGTCATCGGCAACCACGACGACCTCGAGCCGCTTGCGGACCACTACGACGTGCCGTTTCACGATATCGGCACCGAAAGCGGCCAGCAAAACGAAGACGAACTCCTCGAGGTGCTCGCAGAGTACAACGCCGACCTGATCGTGCTCGCACGGTACATGCGGATTCTCAGCCCAAACGTCGTCTTCCGCTACGAAGACCGGATTATCAACGTCCACCCGTCGCTGTTGCCATCGTTCCCCGGCGCGGAGGCCTACCGACAGGCAATCGAGGAAGGCGTTCGCGTCGCTGGCGTTACCGCCCACTACGTCACGACCGACCTTGATCAGGGACCGATCATCACCCAGCGCGCGTTCGACGTCCCCGACGACGCTGACCTCGGCGAGATGAAAACTCGAGGCCAGCCACTCGAGGCCGACGCACTGCTCGAGGCCGTTCAACTCCACCTCAACGGCGACGTCTCGGTCCACCGCGGGCGAACCTCGGTCCGAGAGAACGGCGAACAGTACCAGCTCGGCCTCCCAGCCGAGATCGACGACGTCACCCCGGACCGGCCGGTTGACGGCATCGGAAACGCAGTTACTGACGAATAA